In Glycine max cultivar Williams 82 chromosome 15, Glycine_max_v4.0, whole genome shotgun sequence, the DNA window tgagCTGAAGACCAACAAAGAActgctgaaggtgttagtacaatctaactactggaaaaaatatggactaatagaaattttagctgtcttTACTAAATATATTGTGAAATTCGAAGACGAGGTGACTGCGACATCGCTAAACAACTGAAtgcaatgtttatttttttgctttttcgtTGATGTAACCTTTATCTGTTTACGGCGTGTTTAAATCCCATAATAAAGTTCAATGTGTTATTTCAATGGTccaaagataatttattttaactgttTGACCTTCAAACCTTACGCATACTTAGAAGGATcagattcctatttttttagattttctgcctctttttttaggtgttatttgatGGAATCAGGGAAcggcaataatttttttgggttctttgacgtccaaacatgagaaatagcgcCCCTCCAATGTCTTACGCCACTCGCACACCCTCCAATAAaaaccccaaacatgggtacttaaacataaaaaaagggtctgattcatatttttttgtaatttctgCCTCTTTTTTAAGTGTTATTTGATGGAACCAGGgaacaacaataatttttttggattctttgacatcCAAACATGACAAATAGCGCCCCTCCAATGTCTTACGCCACTCGCACACCCTCCAAAAAAActccaaacatgggtacttaaacataaaaaaaggtcCGATTCCTATTTTTTctgcctctttttttttaaaaaaataattttaatgtcaTTCTTATGAACGAAACTCATGATTTTAGcttcactttttttataaaaaattcaaaatagtccaaaacttcgcttaaggaccAGGATCGGAATCAGAATCGATACGTCagttaatatgataaaataatcaaatgtgcaaaacaagtcaactatattaaactaaaaagtgtaacaaatacaaaaaattatgtcaactacaaaacaaaacataaaaacaataatcaatGCTCTGTGCGTCGTCTCTGTCGAGCCCTGACACTTCCATCTGCACTGGCACCCCCTCTGGTGATCGTGAGACAATCCTGCATAATATCATGTCACTCTGTGCCTGCAGTGACCATCCTAAGGTTaagcacacgctccaacctttCTACGATCGCCTCATAGTCGTCGTAATCATCCAGTGACaatcattaaaaacatttattataaaatttaaaataaataacaactcatcaaatattaaatgtgcaaataatcttaccactgcatgtggaggggggtcaaatgccactggaacctgTGGGATGGACGACTGCATGTACTCCTCAAGGTCTGCGGCAGGTGCATGTTTGGGCTGGTCACGTGCTTGGGTTGGTATCATGAATGGGTGAGATATCCGgaaaaaccactccatgtaatctgcagatacctgcccaggcactaCACAAAGCTCACCCACAACTAGTACGTGGTCCGCGAAATGCATCCACCAGTCATCTATATCATCATATGACAATGAAGCGCTAACAGGCGGCGGAGGGATGCTCTAAATGTAACCAAACTACCGTAGCACCTTCTCTGATTGAGCTGTGACCACCATAGGACCCCATCTCAGTTGACCTTGGAATGATGAAATCAGCTCAAAGCCCCTAACCCCTCGATGCTCAGTGTAAGGCAACCAACACACATCTGTGACTGTCAAAGCATCACAACGTTCCCGGTACGGTGCTCCTGTAATTCCCTTCATATGCGCCTTCAACGTTAGCCACcgggaagcacgtggggacgtctcctggtaTGCATCATTTGTGACGCACTGATGCACACTAGGaaagtgctcatagatccagcactacaaaaaaaatgaggttaacataacataaaaacatgtttaaatcacAATCCAAcgtaacatatttaaaaacacaaaatttacctgtaGTAAAGTCAGGTACCCCGCAATCTGTCGTGTAGTGGTCCTAGAAGCTtcatctaactggtcatacatatgaaccagcgcgGCAACTCCCCAGGCATAACCACCACTCTGACCTAGGTCACGAAAAGCCTTTAGGTGCACCACATGAACAtatgttgcactcttgttagcaaaaagagtgcaactgACCAGGTGCAGCAAATAAGCACGAGCTGCTACAATCCACCGCCGCGCCTCACATCTCATCTCATAGATGTCTCAAACCCATCCCAGCCGTACGTATGCCCCACGTGATCGTGTTGTCTCGGCTCTAGCCTCCTCAGCAGACACCTCAAGTAACTCAGTCAACAAAATTATCGTCTCGTCCACAGAAAGAGCATGAAAGTTGTGGAACGCGCCACTGATAGGCAAATGGAGGAGtgacgacacatcatccaatgtgatcgtcaactctcctactggaaggtggaaggtgtTGGTCTCgctgtgccacctctccacaaatgcggatataagtccaAGATCGCCAGTAACAACTGAACACCCAATCaatggacttaatcctgtggcatCAACCAGTCCTTCAATCTCACGCACTGGCCTCCCAATTAATGTCACCTTCCTCCTATGCGACACCAACTTCAactcaggacgttcctgatttgaagtacaaattatacaattataaaaaaaattaatgacaaacaaatcaataatgacaaataattaacaaattaaaatacctgtccactccaAATGGCGTGTGCAACATGGTCCACAAATGATGTCAGCACTGATGGGTCACGTGGCCCACCTAGGAATCCCTCAGCATCATCAGCATGTGACCCGTCAGCACCATCATCACCCTGTACGTCCGCAGTCATCTCAGGTGCATCCTCAGCCATATCAGGGATATCCTCAGTCATGCCAGAAACATCCTCAGTCATCTAATGAACTCGTTGCCTACGGGCTGATAcagtaggcctacgcctctcgggAACATCAACTACATCATGCTCATCCTGTCTATCTCTGCCTATAACTCTACCTATTCCACtacctaaacctcgtgttctaaccatgatctgcaaatcatgtggaacatgtattttttttcggtaaaaacatacacaactttctttataaaaataaaacaagtttatttataaaaaaaataagactaatttaaataaaattatttgaaaacacacacaacatagtttataaaaaaaattaacaacttcatttataaaaaaaacacaactaatgtaaaaataattaattagtaaacatccacaacttaatttaaaaaaaaaaaaaacaacttcatttataaaaaaaacacaactaatgtaaaaataattaattagtaaacatccacaaattaatttataaaaaaaacaacttcatttataaaaaaaaacacaactaatgtaaaaacaattaattagtaaacatccacaacttaattgataataaaaaaacaactttatttataaaccaaaaaaacaactaatttaaaaataaataatttgtaaacatacacaactaaaattatatataaaaataaaacaaaaatgggaaaaaaaatttcaaaacatacacaacttaatttatatcatttataaaaagaaatagtatttaaaaaaattccaaaacacacaaaacttaatttataaaaataaacaacttcatttataaacaaaaaatacaactaatttaaaaataaataattattaaaatactcaactaaaatcatataaaaaataaacaaaaccaattaacaaaaatttcaaaacatacacaacttaatttatacaaataaccaactttatttataaataaaatacactaatttaaaaaaaaaacaataaacaaaaacacacacaacttaatttataacaataaacaacttcatttataaacaaaaacacaaataatttaaaaataaatatttagtaaacatacacaatttaaattataaaaaaaacttcatttgtcataaaaaaaaaaaaacaaacctcatttttttataaaatttcaaaaacatacacctacttaattcataaaaataaaataacttcattcatttaaaaaaaacaaaacaatatttttttttaaaaaaaaaaacaaacttccggaagaagtagtTCCTTCCGGAAAGTTCTTCAGGAATACTCAAAGGTCATCCGGAAgaacccttcttccggaagatttCCGGAAGAAAGGTTCTTCCGGATGACCCTTggttacttccggaagaacctttttTCTGGAAATTCTCCGGAACACCTTCTTTCGGAAGTTTCGGAAGATGCCTTCACGGTTCTTCCGGAGCACGCCACCGTAACCACTCCGCTTTTCCCATTTTTTTCggcgtcttctaccctaaggttccacTATCCTAGGCTAAATGCTACAACAATACTGGATATTAAAAGCAATGGGGAGTTAGGGAGACCAACCTCGAAGGCAAAACGCGTCTGATCGAAGCAGCCGGGCTCGCGGGTctcgcggagaagaagaagtgCCAGGaacaggaagaagaaaagaagcagCAGGAAGGAGCGCGTGGTTCTTCCGAGAGGAGTAGcgcttttttaaatttttacataaatgGAAAAATGGCCCATTCactaaattgctgggtgcacctagcatgtcccACGAACTAGTTGTTTGTTCCAAATAGATTGCAACAAATGTGTCTTgggagttgctacgtgcacccagcaatattgttggggcacccagcaaacagTGAATGAGCGAAAATGCCCTTCCACGAAGACTCTtttcggaagaaccttcttctggAATCATCTCGGAAGACACTTTTTCCTGAAGATTTTGTGATTCTAGAAGAACTCAGGAATACTTTCCGAAAGAACATCatccggaatgtttccggaagaacTTTCTTCCGGAAGACAAccttcttcttccggaagaagggtcTTCcggaaattgtttttttttttaaaaatggtattttttgtaattatttaattttaatgaataaattaagttatgaaataaataatattattatacttaaataattagtgaacataattatgactaatatttgtacttttttttatgtgcatgtaaatgtaaatattaatttgtgtgacaatttagtataatttaaatcataaaaattaattaattcatatattttattaaaaatataaaatatttattatgataactATTAATTCGTAttacaaaagttaatatataataaaaaaataataattattttataacaatgtcaagtaaaaataaatttgattttataataataataagtaaaaataaaataatatttaatgcatatgtaatgacgattttgcccCTATGtagttttctttaaatttattgcGCTTCCTTTTCTGTTTACACGCTTCCATTCCTTCCATTTCACCTGCATCCTTCGTTGCTATCCTTTTCTTGCTGTTGATATCCTTCCGTAAAAAGCtttgaagatttggtggtcccgtgaagtaggtgttccgtatttgaagatttggtggtcccATGAAGCAGATGTTccgtatttgaagttttgttagtcgttggtcttcctatttcATCGGAGGTACGCAATTATGGGTATTTTTTGCGTTTTCTGGCtagtttttagagaagaaaaacagtaaaaagcTATTTCTGGAAGCAATTTTAAGTAGAGGTGGAAGAAGTTCCGGAATGAGAATGTTTTCCGGAACTACTTCTTCCGGAATTGGCCTTAGTAACTTCCGaaagaagttcttccggaatgttacattattaacaaattttgttatttttgtttaatatattaatatatatatatatatatatatatatatatatattcaattgtggattattggtttaattaggtatgatgatttggtataatattaaatgatt includes these proteins:
- the LOC106796118 gene encoding protein MAIN-LIKE 2-like, whose amino-acid sequence is MRCEARRWIVAARAYLLHLVSCTLFANKSATYVHVVHLKAFRDLGQSGGYAWGVAALVHMYDQLDEASRTTTRQIAGYLTLLQCWIYEHFPSVHQCVTNDAYQETSPRASRWLTLKAHMKGITGAPYRERCDALTVTDVCWLPYTEHRGVRGFELISSFQGQLRWGPMVVTAQSEKVSADYMEWFFRISHPFMIPTQARDQPKHAPAADLEEYMQSSIPQDRVMSTGHSALK